One window of the Acaryochloris sp. CCMEE 5410 genome contains the following:
- a CDS encoding metalloregulator ArsR/SmtB family transcription factor produces MTQSKPKDICQVRCFNEELVTQANEALPGEDLLAEIQVLFSALADRSRLKILYTLSEGTELCVCDVASLLGMKIATASHHLRKLRDLQILKYRNDGKLAYYSLKDQRVAEILHYTLNQLVE; encoded by the coding sequence GTGACCCAGTCTAAACCCAAGGATATTTGCCAAGTCCGTTGTTTTAATGAGGAATTGGTCACCCAAGCGAATGAAGCACTGCCGGGAGAAGATCTACTGGCGGAGATTCAAGTGCTGTTCAGTGCGTTAGCCGATCGGTCCCGGTTAAAAATTTTGTATACCCTGAGTGAGGGGACTGAACTCTGTGTTTGTGATGTGGCGTCTTTGCTGGGGATGAAGATTGCAACGGCGTCCCATCATCTGCGAAAGCTGCGAGATCTCCAAATTCTGAAGTATCGCAATGATGGCAAATTAGCGTACTACTCTCTCAAGGATCAGCGTGTCGCTGAGATTCTCCACTATACCCTGAACCAACTGGTCGAATAA
- a CDS encoding ankyrin repeat domain-containing protein has protein sequence MRHGNLKIAKRLIENNGVQVNSIDNEGWPLLSIAAFYAQQNIVKLLIELGANKEQHTESGKTALMIAAKEQHAEIVKVLVESQCNIHAQEPVHGYTPLMFAISSSAYTHSAQVNRLATVEQLLKLGANPSMFNFKGKSAIDIAQQKGDPELIDLLRYFVT, from the coding sequence ATACGTCATGGCAATCTAAAAATCGCTAAGCGACTTATTGAAAATAATGGTGTACAAGTTAATTCTATAGATAATGAAGGTTGGCCTTTATTAAGTATTGCTGCTTTCTATGCACAGCAAAATATCGTAAAGTTACTCATTGAACTAGGGGCAAATAAAGAACAACACACTGAATCTGGAAAAACAGCCCTAATGATTGCAGCAAAAGAACAACATGCCGAAATTGTAAAGGTTCTTGTAGAGTCTCAATGCAACATTCATGCTCAAGAACCAGTCCACGGCTATACCCCACTCATGTTCGCGATTAGTAGTTCTGCTTATACTCACTCTGCACAAGTTAACCGTCTAGCAACAGTGGAACAGTTATTGAAATTGGGAGCTAACCCTTCAATGTTTAATTTCAAGGGCAAATCTGCGATCGATATTGCTCAACAAAAAGGGGATCCTGAGTTAATAGACCTCTTGCGATATTTTGTTACATGA
- a CDS encoding NAD(P)-dependent oxidoreductase, producing the protein MSELLNVLVVGATGGTGRATVERLAAEGHRVTAFSRSADRLANEIDGITTVNGDVTDPHAVEQAVAGQDVVIVTLGITENPLRVRFLGPARTPINVRSQGTKHVISAMKKHGARRLIVQSSYGVGETQGFLGFTDQLLFSLLLKPQIADTEIQEQYVRASGLDWVLAQPVHLKDDEATKPFLSTQGETRLMQVARQTVAKFLALAAHEEAYVGQSVTISG; encoded by the coding sequence ATGTCTGAATTACTGAACGTTCTCGTTGTTGGTGCCACTGGCGGTACAGGACGTGCGACCGTCGAACGGCTTGCCGCTGAGGGGCACCGCGTTACCGCCTTCTCTCGTAGTGCAGATCGCCTCGCTAACGAAATCGATGGCATCACCACTGTCAATGGTGACGTCACCGATCCACATGCTGTTGAGCAAGCTGTCGCAGGTCAGGATGTTGTGATTGTCACGCTGGGGATTACAGAAAATCCGCTCCGCGTGCGCTTTCTGGGACCAGCCCGAACCCCAATTAATGTGCGCTCCCAAGGGACGAAGCATGTGATCTCTGCGATGAAAAAGCATGGGGCGCGACGACTGATCGTGCAGAGTTCCTACGGTGTCGGCGAGACTCAGGGATTCCTTGGCTTCACGGATCAACTCCTTTTCAGCTTGCTGCTGAAACCTCAAATCGCAGATACCGAAATCCAAGAGCAGTATGTGCGTGCCAGCGGACTTGATTGGGTGTTGGCCCAGCCTGTCCATCTGAAGGATGACGAAGCCACTAAGCCTTTTCTCTCAACCCAAGGGGAAACCCGATTGATGCAGGTTGCTCGTCAGACGGTCGCGAAGTTCTTAGCCTTAGCCGCCCACGAGGAAGCGTACGTGGGCCAATCAGTCACTATCTCGGGGTAA
- a CDS encoding DUF692 domain-containing protein has protein sequence MVAMTAIQGAGIGLRSQHYAHILTHQPDIPWLEALSDNYLGGGLPLYHLEQIRAQYPITLHGVSLSLGSADPLNMDYLTQLKQLADRIEPFHVSDHLAWVSVNGHYFNDLAPLPYTESVLQYVADRISQVQEFLGRRILIENLSPYLQFRHNSLTEWQFLAALLVEADCHLLLDVNNVYVNATNHGFDPLDYLDALPVDRIKEIHLAGYEEQDHFLFDTHGYPVQPGVWELYQQALRRFGPVPTLIEWDTDIPSFDVLMAEAQQADTYLCQHHPQN, from the coding sequence ATGGTTGCCATGACTGCAATTCAGGGTGCTGGGATTGGGTTGCGATCGCAACATTACGCCCATATCCTCACCCATCAACCCGACATACCCTGGCTAGAAGCCCTCTCCGACAACTATCTGGGGGGTGGTTTGCCCCTGTATCACCTGGAACAAATCCGAGCCCAGTATCCGATCACGCTGCATGGCGTTAGTTTGTCCCTGGGGTCGGCGGATCCGCTGAATATGGACTATCTGACTCAGCTCAAACAGCTGGCCGATCGGATCGAGCCATTTCATGTCTCCGATCATCTGGCCTGGGTCTCCGTCAACGGCCATTACTTTAATGACTTAGCGCCGTTGCCCTATACGGAATCGGTGCTCCAATACGTGGCTGATCGGATTTCGCAGGTACAGGAATTTCTCGGTCGCCGGATTTTGATTGAGAATCTATCGCCCTATCTTCAGTTTCGCCACAACAGCCTGACCGAATGGCAGTTCTTAGCCGCCCTTTTAGTTGAGGCCGATTGTCATCTGCTTTTGGATGTCAACAATGTCTATGTCAATGCCACCAATCATGGCTTTGACCCCTTGGATTATCTGGATGCGTTGCCCGTCGATCGGATTAAAGAGATCCATTTGGCGGGTTACGAAGAGCAGGACCACTTTTTATTTGATACCCACGGCTATCCGGTCCAGCCTGGGGTTTGGGAGCTTTATCAACAAGCACTCCGGCGGTTTGGTCCGGTGCCAACACTGATTGAATGGGATACGGATATTCCCAGCTTTGATGTTTTGATGGCCGAAGCCCAACAGGCCGACACCTACCTATGTCAACACCACCCCCAGAATTAA
- a CDS encoding AraC family transcriptional regulator — translation MKGQIGAVSSQFIRKLVAAAENLEDPISVLASVGLPAEADSETATQQMVAANAFYDLIDHLGVDNDAEFPFRYALGATPDDFGALGLALKTAETLRGTLERLIRYFLLLTDTANYEFQDHAEGAWFIFYRPVPDRSAVRIANECALAAIVSLLRQVSKLPVAPLSVSFTHQRPANTDVHHRYFDCSISFEAEHNAILLSHELLDTKSALGDEGLSRFLLAHLDQNLQQAQQSRSLEIQVKQTVADALSDGVPKIAQVARRLGMSERTLHRRLADLNSTFQTLVDETRQDVAQSLLMHTDYSLADVAFLSGFAEQSSFQRAFKRWFEQTPAAFRKASL, via the coding sequence ATGAAAGGCCAAATTGGTGCAGTCTCTTCTCAGTTTATTCGCAAGCTGGTGGCGGCTGCGGAGAATCTCGAAGACCCGATCAGTGTGCTTGCTAGCGTCGGATTACCTGCCGAGGCTGATTCCGAAACAGCAACTCAACAAATGGTCGCGGCAAATGCTTTTTATGACCTAATCGACCACCTTGGTGTGGACAACGATGCTGAGTTTCCTTTCCGCTATGCATTGGGGGCAACCCCTGATGACTTTGGGGCGCTGGGGTTAGCCCTCAAGACGGCTGAAACATTGCGCGGAACGCTGGAGCGACTCATTCGCTATTTTCTACTGTTAACAGACACTGCCAACTATGAATTTCAGGACCATGCCGAGGGTGCCTGGTTCATTTTCTATAGGCCCGTGCCGGATCGCTCCGCTGTGCGAATTGCTAACGAATGTGCCTTGGCTGCCATTGTGTCACTCCTACGCCAGGTCTCGAAATTGCCAGTTGCACCGCTCTCTGTCTCATTTACCCATCAACGTCCGGCTAACACAGACGTACATCACCGCTACTTTGACTGTTCGATCAGTTTTGAGGCCGAACATAACGCTATACTGCTCAGCCATGAGCTACTTGACACAAAATCTGCGCTCGGTGATGAAGGGCTTTCTCGATTTCTGCTAGCTCACTTAGATCAGAATCTGCAACAAGCCCAGCAGTCGAGATCGTTAGAAATACAGGTCAAGCAGACCGTAGCAGATGCTCTCAGTGATGGGGTGCCCAAGATCGCCCAGGTTGCTCGCCGATTAGGGATGAGTGAACGCACACTCCATCGTCGTCTGGCCGATCTAAACAGCACATTTCAGACCTTAGTAGATGAAACCCGCCAGGATGTGGCGCAGTCACTGCTGATGCATACTGACTACTCGTTGGCAGATGTTGCCTTTTTGAGCGGCTTTGCTGAGCAAAGTTCATTTCAGCGGGCCTTTAAGCGCTGGTTCGAGCAAACACCAGCCGCGTTTCGGAAGGCCAGTCTATAG
- a CDS encoding DUF1772 domain-containing protein, translated as METLTLAIAIAAAAMGGIFLAFSSFIMTAFGNLQPSEGIRAMQRINIDVFCWSFTLLFLGLPLTFISLGLYGLWQWNSPDSVYLLSSGLVYLMGCLVVTIFGNVPLNEKLARVDPESSQGAALWSHYLAQWTGWNHVRTVACLAAALLLSLRVYG; from the coding sequence ATGGAAACACTGACCTTGGCAATTGCAATTGCCGCCGCCGCAATGGGAGGCATCTTCTTAGCCTTTTCTTCATTCATAATGACGGCCTTTGGCAACCTCCAGCCTTCTGAAGGGATTCGAGCAATGCAGCGCATCAATATTGATGTCTTTTGCTGGTCATTTACGCTTTTATTTTTGGGATTGCCATTAACGTTCATCAGCTTAGGACTCTATGGCCTCTGGCAGTGGAATTCACCGGATTCTGTCTACCTGCTGAGCAGTGGTCTTGTCTATCTGATGGGTTGTCTTGTGGTCACTATATTCGGGAATGTGCCCCTCAATGAAAAGCTTGCCCGAGTTGATCCCGAATCATCCCAAGGCGCAGCATTATGGAGCCATTATCTAGCCCAATGGACGGGATGGAACCATGTACGAACGGTTGCTTGCTTAGCAGCGGCACTGTTACTCAGCCTCAGAGTTTATGGCTAG
- a CDS encoding ankyrin repeat domain-containing protein has protein sequence MVIDSISHRIFEYIKINDLDSIKSISDNGDYLRAINDLDYPGYSPLDLAVEFGFTNIGSYLIQQGADVNFSNISSPLHFAVCSGNTEIAKYLLDAGADSEFEIDDGRTPLMGAICSDSFDMVLLLVESGANILAEDRNGCSILHLAWERVTSLRGK, from the coding sequence ATGGTCATTGATTCAATATCACACAGGATATTTGAGTATATCAAAATAAATGACTTAGATAGCATAAAGTCGATTTCTGATAATGGAGATTATCTTAGAGCAATTAATGACCTTGATTATCCTGGGTACTCCCCTTTAGATTTGGCAGTAGAATTTGGTTTTACCAACATAGGTTCTTATCTTATACAACAAGGAGCAGATGTAAATTTCAGTAACATTTCATCTCCGCTACATTTTGCAGTTTGTTCAGGAAATACAGAAATTGCGAAGTACTTACTTGATGCAGGTGCTGACTCAGAATTTGAAATTGACGATGGAAGAACACCATTGATGGGAGCTATATGTTCAGATTCTTTTGATATGGTTCTGTTGTTGGTTGAGTCAGGTGCAAATATCTTGGCTGAAGATAGAAATGGCTGTTCTATTCTCCATCTAGCTTGGGAGCGTGTCACTTCTTTGAGAGGAAAATGA
- a CDS encoding class I SAM-dependent methyltransferase has protein sequence MAQSTKFWDKIADKYSKQPIADEAAYQKKLAVARDYFRPDMEVLEIGCDTGSTAILHAPYVKHIRAIDFSTNMIAIAQGKAEAENIHNVTFEQATIEDLAIPDQSLDAVLGLSILHLLEDKEGTMASGLPSVISWVYQMLKPGGIFVTSTVCIGDTMGWFKLIAPIGRFLGFFPFVAVLTTQALADSLTQAGFELDYQWQPSKGKAVFIVAQKPA, from the coding sequence ATGGCTCAATCAACTAAATTTTGGGACAAGATTGCCGACAAGTATTCCAAGCAGCCCATTGCCGATGAGGCCGCCTATCAGAAGAAACTAGCGGTCGCTCGCGATTACTTTCGCCCCGATATGGAAGTGCTAGAAATCGGCTGCGATACGGGGTCAACAGCCATTCTCCATGCCCCTTACGTGAAGCACATCCGCGCTATTGATTTCTCGACCAACATGATTGCTATTGCCCAGGGCAAGGCCGAGGCTGAAAATATCCATAACGTCACTTTTGAACAGGCCACCATTGAAGACCTCGCTATTCCTGATCAGAGTCTGGATGCGGTGCTGGGCCTTAGCATTTTGCATTTGTTGGAAGACAAAGAGGGTACGATGGCCTCCGGCCTACCTTCGGTAATCTCATGGGTCTACCAAATGCTCAAACCGGGAGGCATTTTTGTAACCAGTACCGTCTGCATCGGAGACACCATGGGCTGGTTTAAGCTGATCGCGCCCATTGGCCGATTCCTCGGGTTTTTCCCTTTCGTTGCGGTCTTAACCACCCAAGCGTTAGCAGACAGCTTAACCCAGGCCGGATTTGAGCTGGACTACCAGTGGCAACCGAGCAAGGGTAAAGCAGTGTTCATTGTCGCCCAAAAGCCTGCATAA
- a CDS encoding DUF2063 domain-containing protein: protein MSTPPPELRELQRLFYDAIATKDADSIQQLQPQIRSTEHLSFERGLSAYQGSVVGKLIRALEDIYPVCCRLVGVQFFTAMARQYICRHPSQSPDLGDYGEQLPAFIAQFEPAASLPYLPDVARLEWHWHRIFNSADQPGLDLAALGQVPPERWPELVLQLPDNAVLMTSPYPVHRIWQVNQADAASTETIDLNEGDVNLFLWRDQYETRIDLPNAAEWQLLQAFASGAPFGEICAQFEHNDEVDVTALLPIWVQRGWISRFMLGLDANNMG from the coding sequence ATGTCAACACCACCCCCAGAATTAAGGGAGTTACAGCGGTTGTTTTATGATGCGATCGCAACCAAAGACGCCGACAGCATCCAGCAGCTCCAACCCCAAATACGCAGCACCGAACACCTCTCCTTTGAACGAGGTTTATCCGCCTACCAGGGCAGCGTTGTCGGTAAATTAATCCGTGCCCTTGAAGATATTTATCCGGTCTGTTGTCGGTTGGTGGGGGTCCAGTTTTTTACAGCTATGGCCCGGCAATATATCTGCCGCCATCCATCCCAATCCCCTGACCTCGGGGATTATGGGGAACAGCTCCCGGCCTTTATCGCCCAGTTTGAACCGGCGGCCTCGTTACCCTACCTGCCGGATGTGGCTCGTTTAGAGTGGCATTGGCACCGCATTTTTAATAGTGCAGACCAACCGGGTTTAGATTTGGCTGCCTTGGGTCAAGTGCCACCTGAGCGTTGGCCTGAACTGGTGCTCCAGCTTCCTGATAATGCTGTGTTAATGACCTCCCCCTACCCTGTTCACCGAATTTGGCAAGTGAATCAGGCCGATGCCGCCAGTACCGAAACCATCGATCTGAACGAGGGCGACGTGAATCTGTTTCTTTGGCGAGACCAGTATGAAACCCGCATTGACTTGCCCAATGCTGCTGAGTGGCAGCTTCTACAAGCGTTTGCCTCCGGTGCTCCGTTTGGAGAGATTTGCGCCCAGTTTGAGCATAATGATGAGGTTGATGTGACTGCCCTGCTTCCGATCTGGGTGCAGCGAGGGTGGATATCCAGATTTATGCTCGGTTTAGATGCGAATAACATGGGTTAG
- a CDS encoding DUF2282 domain-containing protein, whose product MKTTTKAVAVTTALSGVLALGLVATQSDDAVAGKPGYEKCAGIVKAGLNDCGTSKHDCSGKATVDNDLEEWIYVPAGTCEKIVGSTLKEAAPPAEAVEEGKKEG is encoded by the coding sequence ATGAAAACGACGACTAAAGCCGTTGCTGTTACCACCGCTTTATCAGGTGTGCTGGCCCTCGGCCTAGTGGCAACTCAATCGGATGATGCGGTTGCCGGTAAGCCCGGTTATGAAAAATGTGCGGGTATCGTCAAGGCTGGTCTCAATGACTGTGGTACTAGCAAGCATGACTGCTCTGGTAAAGCCACCGTTGATAACGATCTAGAAGAGTGGATTTATGTCCCTGCTGGCACCTGCGAAAAGATTGTTGGATCAACCTTGAAAGAGGCTGCGCCTCCTGCTGAGGCAGTTGAAGAAGGCAAGAAAGAAGGTTAG
- a CDS encoding cation transporter, producing the protein MGDHCCQAKAKELSKLRQQQAKILWAVLLINLLMFFVEFGAGIRAESLSLTGDSLDMLGDALVYASSLYVLNKSVKAQAGAAFLKGLIMFLLAIGVFARASYQLFTGASPEASTMGLVGIIALLANLFCLLLLTRHRQDNLNMSSVWLCSRNDIIANTSVLAAAGLVSLTRSILPDLAVGLLLTVVFTQSAAKVLSQSWRQMQQV; encoded by the coding sequence ATGGGCGATCATTGCTGCCAAGCCAAAGCCAAGGAATTGTCAAAGCTGAGACAGCAGCAGGCAAAAATCCTTTGGGCTGTTCTGCTGATCAACCTTCTAATGTTTTTCGTTGAATTTGGGGCAGGGATTCGGGCAGAATCTCTCTCCCTCACTGGGGATTCGTTGGATATGCTGGGGGATGCCTTGGTCTATGCCAGCAGTTTGTATGTCCTCAATAAGAGCGTTAAAGCCCAGGCAGGAGCCGCTTTTCTTAAGGGTTTGATTATGTTCTTGTTGGCGATTGGTGTTTTTGCAAGAGCCAGCTATCAACTGTTTACCGGCGCGAGTCCAGAAGCCTCAACCATGGGCCTAGTGGGCATTATTGCTTTACTCGCAAATTTGTTCTGTCTCCTACTCCTGACCCGACATCGGCAAGATAATTTGAATATGTCTTCGGTGTGGTTATGTTCTCGTAACGACATTATCGCCAACACATCTGTATTGGCGGCAGCAGGATTAGTCTCCCTGACTCGATCTATCCTGCCGGATTTAGCGGTGGGGTTGCTGCTAACAGTTGTTTTTACCCAGTCAGCGGCAAAAGTATTGTCCCAATCCTGGCGACAGATGCAACAAGTCTAA
- a CDS encoding TetR/AcrR family transcriptional regulator: MSQQDRRLEVSEAAWRVIVREGLDRASMRAIAQEMNCTTGVVTHYFRNKQELILFALHQVTERLQVSMQSAIENVEGIDRLATMLLSFLPLDQERQEILRVWVAFLGYAVGRDGLMEEHRQSAAELRAVIIQELQALQSKGLIQADLVPQVEANALLALVNGIGIDTLIQANYLGPNQQEAIIHRYIAGMVPGKC, translated from the coding sequence ATGTCTCAGCAAGACCGGCGTCTTGAAGTCTCTGAAGCCGCCTGGCGTGTCATCGTCAGGGAGGGGTTAGACCGTGCCAGTATGCGTGCGATCGCACAGGAAATGAATTGCACAACAGGGGTCGTTACCCATTATTTCCGCAATAAGCAGGAGCTAATTCTGTTTGCCTTGCATCAAGTCACAGAACGCTTGCAAGTGAGTATGCAGTCGGCGATCGAGAATGTCGAGGGGATTGATCGATTGGCAACAATGCTATTGTCCTTTCTGCCACTAGACCAAGAACGGCAAGAAATCCTCCGGGTATGGGTTGCTTTTTTAGGCTACGCCGTTGGCCGTGATGGTTTGATGGAAGAGCATCGACAGAGTGCCGCAGAACTGCGGGCGGTCATTATTCAGGAGTTGCAAGCTCTCCAATCCAAGGGGCTTATTCAGGCAGATCTCGTGCCTCAAGTGGAGGCCAATGCCCTACTTGCCCTTGTCAACGGCATTGGTATAGATACCTTGATTCAGGCTAACTATCTAGGTCCTAATCAGCAAGAGGCAATCATTCATCGGTACATCGCAGGTATGGTGCCAGGTAAGTGTTGA
- a CDS encoding DUF29 domain-containing protein — protein sequence MTSTRLPSSAKPGERDHRSNESLYETDFVEWIDKTAELLKQGKFSELDLENLIEEVESLGRHEKNALRSNLRILLMHLLKWQYQPGKRSNSWRGTIIEHRIRIQDTLEDSPSLKNFYPQIFDKTYQQARQKAAEETGLPLETFPVESPYASEQMMDAEFLPDE from the coding sequence ATGACCAGCACCCGACTGCCTAGCTCTGCAAAACCTGGTGAGCGCGATCATCGATCTAACGAATCTCTCTATGAAACGGATTTCGTTGAATGGATCGATAAAACGGCTGAACTACTGAAGCAAGGTAAATTTAGTGAGCTAGATCTTGAGAATTTGATTGAAGAGGTTGAGAGCTTGGGACGCCACGAAAAGAATGCATTGAGAAGTAATCTCCGTATTCTTTTAATGCATTTACTCAAGTGGCAGTACCAACCCGGTAAACGGAGTAATAGCTGGCGCGGGACTATCATTGAACATCGTATTCGCATACAGGACACCCTAGAAGACAGTCCCAGCCTAAAGAATTTCTACCCACAGATTTTTGATAAAACCTACCAACAGGCCCGTCAAAAAGCAGCAGAAGAAACAGGGCTTCCTCTAGAAACCTTTCCTGTAGAGTCTCCCTATGCGTCAGAGCAGATGATGGATGCTGAGTTTCTACCAGACGAATAA
- a CDS encoding class I SAM-dependent methyltransferase — MRNRLRHLDPTFHILDCGIGTGAFSLALLESVDQPAHVSGVDISNSMLAQAHKLLEHRCRTLELRQGDIRHLPFADESFDAVIFAHALEHMADPVATLCEMVRVLKPGAPLICSVTRKGMGQVLLFLRWQNRGSYSS; from the coding sequence GTGCGCAACCGCTTACGTCATCTTGACCCGACATTCCATATCCTCGACTGTGGAATCGGAACAGGAGCCTTCAGTCTGGCGCTTTTGGAAAGTGTTGATCAGCCCGCTCATGTCTCCGGCGTTGATATTTCCAATTCCATGTTGGCCCAAGCTCATAAGCTCCTGGAACATCGCTGCAGGACTCTCGAATTGAGGCAAGGGGATATCAGGCACTTGCCCTTTGCCGATGAATCCTTCGATGCGGTCATCTTTGCCCATGCTTTAGAACACATGGCCGACCCTGTCGCAACGCTATGTGAGATGGTCCGGGTCCTGAAACCGGGTGCCCCTTTGATATGCTCCGTGACTCGCAAAGGAATGGGGCAAGTCCTCCTGTTCCTGCGGTGGCAAAACCGAGGATCTTACAGCAGCTAA
- a CDS encoding DUF4345 domain-containing protein, translating into MRVSNFSRILLCLTGGIAITIGGLVLYSPSDFYALNHIDLGGNINLLSEIRAPAGALFASGLVMLLGVFMTSLTFTSTILATLIYLSYGCSRFAGMAIDGVPSSSLVWSAGIELGLGLLCLLCLWCEQWTMNSHE; encoded by the coding sequence ATGCGAGTGTCTAACTTTTCACGAATTCTGTTGTGCCTTACTGGAGGAATTGCGATCACAATTGGTGGGCTTGTGCTCTACTCTCCCTCTGATTTCTATGCCCTGAACCACATCGATCTCGGGGGCAACATAAACCTTCTCAGCGAAATCCGTGCGCCTGCTGGAGCCTTGTTTGCCAGCGGTCTGGTGATGCTGCTCGGTGTGTTTATGACTTCACTCACCTTCACGTCTACTATCCTGGCGACGTTGATTTACCTATCCTATGGTTGCTCTCGATTCGCAGGAATGGCCATTGATGGTGTTCCCAGTTCATCCTTAGTCTGGTCTGCAGGGATTGAACTTGGCCTAGGACTGCTCTGCTTGTTGTGTCTTTGGTGCGAACAATGGACGATGAACTCCCATGAATAA
- a CDS encoding saccharopine dehydrogenase family protein codes for MRTEDGILIAGGYGVVGHQITSLIRQRHSDLPLIIAGRTLDKAESVAHQLGNASSISLDVEQPNPLEGLKPRAIIAVVNDPHDYLLRDAVKNGIPYVDITRWSERFKDAIAWLSVEKLKAPVLLSSGWMGGLAAVIAVALAQSQHQVNSIDISVLFSTKDKSGPNSVEYMDRLATPFEVMIDGEHRHVFPYTDPRTTTFPGGYTTKVYRFDTPDLLTLPSTIGAKTVSARIAFDDASSMNLLRFLTRSGIWKLISGDCFTPLRRSLLYNPGSGASHEIVITVSGVDRDGHPIAANAMISDPKGQTHLTALGALTQLERLLGLDGTPPPAPGIVYPDTAPQTDSVLQVLSDFGVSISSQDFNRPYRK; via the coding sequence ATGAGGACTGAGGATGGAATTTTAATTGCGGGTGGCTATGGTGTCGTTGGACATCAAATTACAAGTCTCATCCGACAGCGCCACTCTGATCTACCGCTGATTATCGCTGGACGAACTCTCGATAAAGCCGAGTCGGTAGCCCACCAATTAGGTAATGCCAGCAGTATCAGCTTGGATGTTGAGCAACCCAATCCTTTAGAAGGTTTAAAGCCCCGAGCGATTATCGCAGTGGTGAATGACCCCCATGATTACCTGTTGAGGGATGCCGTCAAAAATGGCATTCCCTATGTAGATATCACCCGTTGGTCAGAGCGATTCAAAGATGCGATCGCATGGCTCTCAGTCGAAAAATTAAAGGCCCCGGTTCTCCTCTCGTCAGGATGGATGGGTGGTCTTGCAGCCGTGATCGCTGTGGCGTTAGCCCAGTCTCAGCATCAGGTGAATAGCATTGACATTAGTGTTCTGTTCTCAACCAAAGATAAATCAGGCCCCAATTCCGTTGAGTATATGGATCGGTTAGCGACACCATTCGAAGTCATGATCGATGGTGAACACCGTCATGTTTTCCCCTACACAGATCCTCGCACTACCACGTTTCCTGGTGGTTACACCACAAAAGTTTACCGTTTTGATACGCCGGATCTCCTGACGCTGCCCAGTACGATAGGGGCAAAAACTGTGTCAGCTCGGATCGCCTTTGATGATGCATCCTCCATGAACCTTCTCCGTTTCCTGACCCGTTCTGGAATTTGGAAACTAATCAGTGGCGACTGCTTTACACCATTGCGGCGATCGCTACTCTACAATCCTGGCAGCGGAGCCAGTCACGAGATTGTGATTACGGTCTCTGGGGTTGATAGAGACGGTCATCCAATAGCAGCCAATGCCATGATCTCAGATCCAAAGGGTCAAACTCACTTGACAGCGTTAGGTGCCCTTACACAACTAGAACGTTTGCTGGGTTTGGATGGGACTCCACCACCTGCTCCCGGCATTGTTTATCCAGATACAGCGCCCCAAACTGATAGCGTTCTTCAAGTCTTGAGTGACTTTGGTGTCTCTATCTCAAGTCAAGATTTCAATAGACCTTATCGGAAATAG